The following are encoded together in the Gloeomargarita sp. SRBZ-1_bins_9 genome:
- a CDS encoding metallopeptidase TldD-related protein, with the protein MADWITGISASWQACGQYLTTLKDPWRAALVAEFSDFVRFNQGKVRQGGRVEKAELTVTLMGEDRWSYRRLPVTGVVELDLAQVQQAVEDLQREVPTLPPDPFLVLPVGSARSHTVQVGQIPPATEVVAQVVEVVAGVDMTGLYAAGPQVRAYADSAGQSHWFVAETLTLDYSLFNAQQRAVKGYYSDRRWNAGAFARQIQALREQLELLNQPAKILPPGRYRTYLAPAAVAELVGMLSWGGVSEAAMRQGTSALLPLRRGERRLARAFSLRENFQAIPVPRFTDQGDLAPEQLEVVQEGELVQTLVSQRTAKEYGLTANGAAAGEYLRAPEVQPGTLATDQILTALGQGLYVSNLHYLNWSDQATGRITGMTRYACFWVEGGEWVAPIENLRFDESLYHFWGEGLLALTETRELVPATDTYEHRRLGGTLAPGMLVADFCYTL; encoded by the coding sequence ATGGCGGACTGGATCACCGGGATATCGGCCAGTTGGCAGGCCTGTGGGCAGTACCTCACGACCTTGAAGGACCCCTGGCGAGCGGCGTTGGTGGCCGAATTTAGCGATTTTGTGCGGTTTAACCAGGGGAAGGTGCGTCAGGGGGGCAGGGTGGAGAAAGCGGAGTTGACCGTGACCTTGATGGGGGAGGACCGCTGGAGTTATCGCCGCTTGCCCGTAACGGGGGTGGTTGAGCTGGATTTGGCGCAAGTGCAGCAGGCAGTGGAGGACCTTCAGCGGGAGGTGCCCACGTTGCCCCCGGATCCCTTTCTGGTGTTACCAGTGGGGTCAGCCCGGAGCCACACGGTCCAGGTCGGGCAAATACCGCCGGCGACCGAGGTGGTAGCCCAGGTAGTGGAGGTGGTGGCGGGGGTAGATATGACGGGTCTCTATGCCGCCGGACCCCAGGTGCGAGCCTATGCCGACAGCGCCGGGCAATCCCATTGGTTTGTGGCGGAGACGTTGACCCTGGATTACTCCCTGTTCAATGCCCAGCAGCGGGCGGTCAAGGGTTATTACAGCGACCGGCGGTGGAACGCTGGGGCTTTTGCCCGTCAAATCCAGGCCCTACGGGAGCAACTGGAGCTATTGAACCAGCCGGCCAAAATTTTGCCCCCCGGTCGCTATCGGACCTATTTGGCGCCAGCGGCGGTGGCGGAATTGGTGGGTATGTTGTCCTGGGGTGGGGTGAGCGAGGCGGCCATGCGCCAGGGAACCAGCGCCCTTTTGCCCCTGCGCCGAGGGGAACGCCGCTTGGCTCGGGCCTTCTCGCTGCGGGAAAACTTCCAGGCCATTCCCGTACCCCGGTTTACGGATCAGGGGGACCTGGCGCCGGAGCAGTTGGAGGTGGTGCAGGAGGGGGAATTGGTGCAGACGTTGGTCAGCCAGCGCACAGCTAAGGAGTACGGCCTAACCGCCAATGGCGCTGCAGCGGGGGAATATCTGCGGGCGCCGGAGGTGCAACCGGGTACCTTGGCGACGGACCAAATCCTGACGGCGCTGGGGCAGGGGTTGTATGTGTCGAATTTGCACTACCTGAACTGGAGCGACCAGGCCACGGGGCGCATCACTGGCATGACCCGCTATGCCTGTTTTTGGGTGGAGGGGGGCGAATGGGTGGCGCCCATCGAGAATCTCCGGTTTGACGAGAGTCTCTATCACTTTTGGGGCGAAGGGTTGCTGGCCTTGACGGAAACCCGGGAGCTGGTGCCCGCCACCGACACCTACGAACACCGCCGTTTGGGGGGAACCCTGGCGCCGGGGATGCTGGTGGCCGATTTCTGTTACACCCTGTGA
- the pgl gene encoding 6-phosphogluconolactonase produces the protein MNQVICADLEALSEQALWLVEKRVQAAVAERGQVTLVLAGGRTPRRLYQRIAQREWPWPRLHLFWGDERFVPPDHPESNYRMACETWLDHVPIPADHVHPIPTLPLTPAEAATRYEQELQRFFGLQPGEFPVFDVILLGMGEDGHTASLFPYTAALQVCDRIVTVGYKGDEPRITLTIPTLNSGRCVIFLVAGASKATAYAQVTGDQPDGNRYPAALIRPQVGELWWLVEAAVLAAPEP, from the coding sequence ATGAACCAAGTGATCTGCGCCGACCTGGAGGCCTTGAGTGAGCAGGCCCTATGGCTGGTGGAAAAGCGAGTCCAGGCGGCCGTGGCTGAACGGGGACAGGTGACACTGGTATTGGCGGGCGGCCGTACCCCCCGGCGGCTGTACCAACGCATCGCCCAGCGGGAGTGGCCCTGGCCCCGGTTACATCTGTTTTGGGGGGATGAGCGGTTTGTGCCCCCCGACCACCCGGAGAGCAACTACCGCATGGCTTGCGAAACCTGGCTGGATCACGTCCCCATCCCGGCTGACCATGTCCATCCCATCCCCACGCTGCCGTTGACCCCTGCCGAAGCAGCCACCCGGTATGAACAGGAATTGCAGCGATTTTTCGGTCTCCAGCCCGGGGAATTTCCGGTGTTTGACGTGATTTTGCTGGGGATGGGGGAGGACGGGCACACGGCCTCTTTGTTTCCCTACACGGCGGCATTACAGGTGTGCGACCGGATTGTGACCGTGGGCTACAAGGGGGATGAACCCCGGATTACGTTGACCATCCCTACGTTGAATTCTGGTCGGTGTGTCATTTTTCTGGTGGCGGGCGCCAGTAAGGCAACGGCCTATGCCCAGGTGACCGGTGACCAACCCGATGGGAACCGGTATCCCGCCGCTTTGATCCGGCCCCAAGTTGGGGAATTGTGGTGGTTGGTGGAAGCGGCGGTGTTGGCTGCGCCGGAACCCTGA
- a CDS encoding ferredoxin:protochlorophyllide reductase (ATP-dependent) subunit N, whose amino-acid sequence MTPTTATHGLTFDCETGHYHTFCPISCVAWLYPKIEDSFFLVIGTKTCGYFLQNALGVMVFAEPRYAMAELEEGDIAAQLQDYAELKRLCLQIKRDRNPSVIVWIGTCTTEIIKMDLEGLAPQVEAEIGIPIVVARANGLDYAFTQGEDTVLAAMVQRCPEVPPPDPSPTWPQFLRGRRGSASSADHPPLILFGSLPDPVVTQLTLELEKQGMRVAGWLPAKRYTELPAIPPGAFVCGVNPFLSRTAAALVRRRQCRLISAPFPIGPDGTRAWIEGIAQALGKPTSNLVQREAQTWEHLAPYLEWLRGKSVFFMGDNLLEIALARFLVRCGMRVIEVGIPYLDKRYQGAELTLLARTCREMGVPLPRIVEKPDNDAQIQRILAERPDLVITGMAHANPLEARGITTKWSVEFTFAQIHGFAGARDILELVTRPLRRNQALGQLGWERLV is encoded by the coding sequence ATGACCCCAACGACCGCAACCCATGGCTTGACCTTCGACTGCGAAACCGGTCATTACCACACCTTTTGCCCCATCAGTTGTGTGGCCTGGCTGTACCCCAAGATTGAAGACAGTTTTTTCCTGGTCATCGGCACGAAAACCTGTGGCTATTTCCTGCAAAATGCCCTGGGGGTTATGGTGTTTGCTGAACCCCGTTATGCTATGGCGGAGTTAGAGGAGGGGGACATTGCTGCCCAACTGCAGGACTACGCAGAGCTAAAACGGTTATGTCTGCAAATTAAACGGGACCGTAATCCCAGTGTGATCGTGTGGATCGGCACCTGCACGACGGAGATTATCAAGATGGATTTGGAGGGGTTGGCGCCCCAAGTGGAGGCAGAAATCGGCATTCCCATTGTGGTGGCCCGGGCAAACGGCCTAGATTATGCCTTTACCCAGGGGGAGGACACGGTACTGGCGGCCATGGTCCAGCGCTGTCCCGAGGTTCCCCCCCCTGACCCGTCACCAACCTGGCCCCAATTCCTGCGTGGGCGGCGCGGGTCGGCTTCCTCGGCGGACCACCCCCCCTTGATCCTATTCGGTTCCCTGCCCGACCCGGTGGTAACCCAGTTGACCCTGGAGTTGGAAAAACAGGGGATGCGGGTGGCGGGTTGGTTGCCGGCCAAGCGCTACACGGAATTACCGGCCATTCCCCCGGGGGCCTTCGTCTGTGGGGTGAATCCCTTTCTGTCCCGTACCGCCGCTGCCCTGGTGCGCCGTCGCCAATGCCGGTTAATCTCGGCACCCTTTCCCATCGGTCCCGACGGCACCCGGGCGTGGATCGAAGGGATTGCCCAGGCCCTGGGGAAACCCACGAGCAACCTGGTCCAGCGGGAGGCCCAAACCTGGGAACACCTGGCGCCCTACCTGGAGTGGCTGCGGGGTAAATCCGTGTTTTTCATGGGGGATAATTTGCTGGAAATTGCCCTGGCGCGGTTTTTGGTGCGCTGTGGGATGCGAGTGATCGAGGTGGGCATCCCCTATTTGGACAAACGCTACCAGGGGGCGGAATTGACCCTATTGGCCCGGACCTGTCGGGAGATGGGCGTGCCCCTGCCGCGGATTGTGGAAAAGCCCGATAACGACGCCCAAATCCAACGGATTCTGGCCGAGCGACCCGATTTGGTCATCACCGGCATGGCCCATGCCAATCCCCTGGAGGCCCGGGGCATCACCACCAAGTGGTCGGTGGAGTTTACCTTTGCCCAAATTCACGGTTTTGCCGGGGCGCGGGACATTTTGGAGCTGGTCACCCGTCCCCTACGCCGGAACCAGGCCCTGGGTCAGTTGGGCTGGGAACGACTGGTTTAG
- a CDS encoding D-alanyl-D-alanine carboxypeptidase family protein, whose translation MTLAWVDDIPEARRQTPVTPQMGMGRRRGRGFLVLLLLMAAGVSLGAVGRWLTHPLPTPEATASPEPATPTSLLGHLAYPEANLLDLEAVTADGRVKLHRDAARAFLAMQRAAQAEGVILVPLSGFRSYREQQAIFYDVKAERGQQVWERAKVSAPPGYSEHHTGYAIDIGDGRRPDTHLQPAFDQTAAFAWLQRRAAQFHFEMSFPKDNPQGISYEPWHWRFVGTPASLELFYRRPTAAAPGR comes from the coding sequence GTGACCTTGGCTTGGGTAGATGACATCCCGGAGGCGCGGCGGCAGACGCCGGTTACCCCCCAGATGGGGATGGGAAGACGCCGGGGCAGGGGGTTCCTGGTGCTGCTCTTGCTGATGGCGGCCGGGGTCTCCCTGGGAGCGGTGGGCAGGTGGCTGACCCATCCCCTACCGACGCCGGAGGCAACCGCATCCCCGGAACCGGCAACCCCTACGAGCTTACTGGGACATTTGGCCTATCCCGAAGCCAACCTGCTGGATTTAGAGGCGGTCACGGCGGACGGACGGGTGAAATTGCACCGGGATGCGGCGCGAGCATTTCTGGCTATGCAGCGGGCGGCCCAGGCGGAGGGGGTCATTCTGGTGCCGTTGTCGGGGTTTCGTTCCTACCGGGAGCAGCAGGCCATTTTCTACGACGTGAAGGCGGAACGGGGCCAGCAGGTCTGGGAACGAGCTAAGGTGAGCGCTCCCCCCGGCTACAGCGAACACCACACCGGTTACGCCATTGACATTGGGGACGGACGGCGACCGGATACCCACCTGCAACCCGCCTTTGACCAGACCGCCGCCTTTGCTTGGCTCCAGCGCCGGGCCGCCCAGTTCCACTTTGAGATGTCGTTTCCCAAGGACAATCCCCAGGGCATTAGCTACGAACCCTGGCACTGGCGCTTTGTGGGTACTCCCGCCAGTTTGGAGCTGTTCTACCGCAGACCTACTGCAGCAGCACCTGGCCGTTGA
- the lptB gene encoding LPS export ABC transporter ATP-binding protein, protein MEIIVENLYKAYSRRSVVRDVHLTIGQGEVVGLLGPNGAGKTTTFYIIVGLERPDLGVVRLNHRDITSWPMHRRARLGISYLAQEASIFRHLSIRDNLLLVMQETGVPARDQHSYVQKLLQELRLEAVAHTLGGQVSGGERRRAEIARALAARPHFLLLDEPFAGVDPIAVQELQGIIRRLRQQQLGILITDHNVRDTLAITDRAYILHNGSILAAGTATELYANPQVKAHFLGVNYAV, encoded by the coding sequence ATGGAAATTATAGTCGAAAATCTCTACAAAGCCTATAGCCGCCGCAGTGTCGTCCGGGATGTCCACCTCACCATTGGTCAGGGGGAAGTGGTTGGGCTATTGGGACCCAACGGAGCTGGTAAAACCACGACGTTTTATATCATTGTGGGCTTGGAACGACCGGATCTGGGGGTGGTGCGGCTCAACCATCGCGACATTACCTCCTGGCCGATGCACCGTCGCGCCCGCCTAGGCATCAGTTATTTGGCCCAGGAAGCCAGCATTTTTCGCCACCTGTCTATCCGGGATAATCTTTTGTTGGTCATGCAGGAAACCGGCGTACCGGCGCGGGACCAACACAGCTATGTCCAAAAGTTGTTGCAGGAATTGCGCCTAGAAGCCGTGGCCCATACCCTGGGGGGGCAGGTTTCCGGAGGGGAACGGCGGCGGGCGGAAATTGCCCGGGCTTTGGCAGCACGACCCCACTTTCTCTTGCTGGACGAACCCTTTGCCGGAGTGGACCCGATTGCAGTGCAGGAATTGCAAGGCATCATTCGCCGGTTGCGGCAACAGCAATTGGGGATTCTGATTACCGACCACAACGTGCGGGATACCCTGGCCATCACGGACCGGGCTTATATCCTGCACAACGGCTCAATACTGGCCGCCGGCACCGCCACTGAACTCTATGCCAATCCCCAGGTGAAAGCCCACTTTTTGGGGGTTAATTACGCCGTCTAA
- a CDS encoding allophycocyanin subunit beta — MQDTITALINPADAQGQYLSEAALNQLRQYFERGMMRVKAAATISATASQIISRTVAKSLLYGDITLPGGNMYPTRRYAACLRDLQYFLRYATYAMLAADPSILDERVLNGLKDTYQALGVPIDRVIQALNAMKEVLNETVGAEAGQELAGYLDHIIAGLA; from the coding sequence ATGCAAGACACTATTACGGCCTTGATCAATCCCGCCGATGCCCAGGGACAATATTTGAGTGAGGCGGCCCTGAATCAACTCCGGCAATACTTTGAACGGGGGATGATGCGGGTTAAAGCGGCTGCCACCATCAGCGCCACCGCCAGCCAGATCATCAGCCGCACAGTGGCCAAAAGTTTGCTCTACGGAGACATCACCCTACCGGGGGGGAACATGTATCCGACCCGGCGCTATGCCGCCTGTCTGCGGGATTTGCAATACTTTTTGCGCTACGCCACCTATGCCATGTTGGCCGCCGACCCCTCGATTTTAGACGAGCGGGTGCTCAATGGTCTCAAGGACACCTACCAGGCGCTGGGGGTGCCGATTGACCGGGTGATCCAGGCCCTCAACGCCATGAAGGAGGTGTTGAACGAGACGGTGGGGGCGGAAGCCGGTCAGGAATTGGCGGGATACCTCGACCACATCATTGCCGGTCTGGCCTAG
- a CDS encoding DUF1565 domain-containing protein, which yields MRFYPLAGWTFLLTLWLTANVQASPGTPPNRLQVPTPPPGRPVNQPSPQPIAVNMPPPQSTPVQAQRVLYVHPTAGQDGNTGQTPQTALRTITRALQLAEPGTLIQLAPGKYSGESGEKFPLFLKPGVILRGNEATRGEGVVIEGGGQFVSRLFARQNATILAGENSMVLGVTVTNRNVRGTAIWVESTNPTIRNCTFTNNHREGVFVTGEGHPRIEDSLFIRNGGNGVSFTRAAKGEVRRNWFVQTGFGLAIGGVASPIVADNHIEHNVDGLVIGDVARPILRGNRIAFNRRSGIVVIAGAQPDLGNNGSPGNNTFYSNGDHDLHNATRNVILNSVGNRLDLNKVNGQVLLQ from the coding sequence ATGCGCTTTTATCCCCTAGCTGGTTGGACCTTTCTGTTAACCCTGTGGCTGACAGCCAACGTGCAGGCCAGTCCCGGAACGCCCCCTAATCGCCTACAGGTGCCCACACCGCCTCCTGGAAGACCGGTTAATCAGCCGTCTCCCCAACCCATAGCGGTCAATATGCCGCCGCCCCAATCCACCCCTGTGCAGGCCCAGCGGGTGTTGTACGTCCATCCCACCGCTGGTCAAGATGGCAATACGGGGCAAACCCCCCAAACCGCCCTGCGGACCATTACCCGCGCCCTGCAACTGGCGGAACCGGGCACCTTGATCCAACTGGCGCCTGGCAAGTACAGCGGTGAATCCGGGGAAAAATTCCCCCTGTTCCTCAAACCCGGTGTGATCCTGCGGGGAAACGAAGCCACCCGGGGTGAAGGGGTGGTCATTGAGGGGGGCGGTCAATTTGTCAGTCGGCTGTTTGCCCGCCAAAACGCCACGATCCTGGCCGGTGAAAACAGTATGGTCCTGGGGGTGACGGTCACCAACCGCAACGTCCGGGGTACGGCCATCTGGGTCGAGTCCACCAACCCCACCATTCGCAATTGCACGTTTACGAACAATCACCGGGAGGGAGTTTTTGTCACCGGCGAAGGCCATCCCCGCATCGAAGATAGTCTGTTTATCCGCAACGGGGGCAACGGCGTTTCCTTCACCCGGGCGGCCAAAGGAGAGGTCCGGCGTAACTGGTTTGTTCAAACCGGTTTTGGCCTAGCCATTGGCGGGGTAGCTTCTCCCATCGTGGCCGACAACCACATCGAACACAACGTGGATGGTCTGGTCATCGGCGATGTGGCCCGGCCCATCTTGCGGGGTAATCGCATCGCCTTTAATCGTCGCAGTGGGATTGTGGTGATTGCTGGCGCCCAACCCGACCTGGGCAACAACGGTAGCCCCGGTAACAACACCTTTTACAGCAATGGCGACCATGACCTGCACAATGCCACCCGCAATGTCATTTTGAACAGCGTGGGCAACCGGCTGGACCTGAACAAGGTCAACGGCCAGGTGCTGCTGCAGTAG
- a CDS encoding FHA domain-containing protein, translated as MVGKAAVITLSLMNPVQGTSIRDWCFKDEKVIRIGRAPDNEVVLLSSVVSRHHVELRHENGQWELLSLGANGTFIDGEPVTDKTKLVDGATIRLAASGPIIQVRIDEP; from the coding sequence ATGGTTGGGAAAGCAGCCGTGATTACGCTGAGTTTGATGAACCCTGTTCAGGGAACGTCCATCCGGGACTGGTGTTTTAAGGACGAGAAGGTGATCCGGATTGGCCGTGCACCGGACAACGAGGTGGTGTTGCTCAGCTCAGTGGTCTCGCGGCACCATGTGGAACTCCGCCACGAAAACGGCCAGTGGGAATTGTTGAGCTTGGGGGCTAACGGCACGTTTATTGACGGTGAACCCGTGACGGATAAAACCAAGCTGGTGGATGGGGCAACCATTCGTCTGGCGGCTTCGGGACCGATCATCCAGGTGCGCATTGACGAGCCCTGA
- the apcD gene encoding allophycocyanin subunit alpha-B, with product MSIVAQVIAQSDAADRFLSSAELNKLEEFFSKGALRIQVAQKLAANERKIVEEGSRRFWAKCPNTPSNRGDAQKTALCQRDQAWYLRLISYCVLAGNDKPLEDIGLNGMREMYTSLGVPLNNLRIAMASLKEVTASLLSPEEMALVAPYFDRLIRAF from the coding sequence ATGAGTATCGTTGCCCAAGTGATTGCCCAATCGGATGCGGCTGACCGTTTCCTCAGCAGCGCCGAATTGAACAAATTAGAAGAGTTTTTTAGTAAGGGGGCCTTACGAATTCAGGTGGCCCAAAAATTAGCGGCCAACGAGCGCAAGATAGTGGAAGAGGGCAGCCGGCGTTTTTGGGCCAAATGTCCGAATACCCCGAGCAACCGGGGCGACGCCCAAAAAACTGCCCTATGCCAGCGGGATCAGGCCTGGTATCTGCGGCTGATCAGCTACTGTGTCCTAGCGGGGAATGACAAACCCCTAGAGGATATCGGCTTAAATGGTATGCGGGAGATGTACACTTCCCTGGGGGTGCCGCTGAACAATTTGCGTATCGCCATGGCCAGTCTCAAGGAGGTCACAGCGAGTTTGTTATCACCGGAGGAAATGGCCCTGGTCGCCCCTTATTTTGACCGTTTAATCCGCGCTTTTTAA
- the bchL gene encoding ferredoxin:protochlorophyllide reductase (ATP-dependent) iron-sulfur ATP-binding protein produces the protein MKIAVYGKGGIGKSTTSCNISVALAKRGKKVLQIGCDPKHDSTFTLTGFLIPTIIDTLKERDYHYEEIWPEDVIYPGYAGVHCVEAGGPPAGAGCGGYVVGETVKLLKELNAFDAYDVILFDVLGDVVCGGFAAPLNYADYCLIVTDNGFDALFAANRIVASVREKARTHPLRLAGLIGNRTSKRDLIDKYTSVVPIPVLEVLPVIDDIRISRVKGKTIFEMAETDPSLDPICDYYLHIADQLLAHPEGVVPQEAPDRELFNLLSDMYRHPPAQPALAMV, from the coding sequence ATGAAAATAGCCGTTTATGGCAAAGGAGGCATTGGCAAATCCACCACCAGTTGCAACATTTCGGTCGCCCTGGCCAAGCGGGGTAAAAAGGTGCTCCAAATCGGCTGCGACCCCAAACACGACAGTACCTTTACCCTCACCGGTTTTTTGATTCCCACCATCATTGACACCCTGAAAGAACGGGATTACCACTACGAGGAAATCTGGCCGGAGGATGTAATTTATCCGGGCTATGCGGGTGTCCATTGCGTCGAAGCGGGCGGTCCCCCTGCTGGGGCTGGCTGTGGCGGTTATGTGGTGGGGGAAACGGTGAAATTGCTCAAGGAGTTAAACGCCTTTGATGCCTATGACGTGATTTTGTTCGACGTATTGGGGGATGTGGTGTGCGGGGGATTTGCCGCCCCTTTGAATTACGCCGACTATTGCCTCATTGTCACCGATAATGGCTTTGATGCCCTATTTGCCGCCAATCGCATTGTCGCCTCCGTCCGGGAAAAGGCCCGCACCCATCCCCTGCGTTTGGCGGGGTTAATTGGCAACCGTACGAGCAAGCGGGATTTGATTGACAAATACACATCCGTTGTGCCGATTCCGGTGCTGGAAGTATTGCCGGTGATTGACGACATTCGCATCTCCCGAGTCAAGGGCAAAACCATTTTTGAAATGGCGGAAACAGACCCATCCCTGGATCCCATTTGTGATTATTACCTGCACATTGCCGACCAACTTTTAGCCCATCCAGAGGGAGTAGTCCCCCAGGAGGCCCCCGACCGGGAATTGTTTAACCTCCTGTCTGATATGTACCGGCATCCCCCGGCCCAGCCCGCCTTAGCAATGGTATGA
- a CDS encoding DUF5331 domain-containing protein, with protein sequence MAAFEELKLALRNGWLDYVRNHRPWLEVYLKQRGFKTPDHGRRPDAGLILGVITMQAPQLLEILPTFFKLSQGNPDAIIEALDLNFDPFKELAKPVGQLPESAGHPQEAESTDGSSF encoded by the coding sequence ATGGCCGCGTTTGAGGAATTAAAACTGGCCCTGCGCAACGGCTGGCTGGACTATGTCCGTAACCACCGCCCCTGGCTAGAGGTCTATCTCAAACAGCGGGGGTTCAAAACGCCGGACCATGGTCGTCGTCCCGATGCCGGTTTAATCCTCGGGGTGATCACCATGCAGGCGCCCCAATTGCTGGAAATCCTGCCCACCTTTTTCAAACTCAGCCAGGGTAATCCCGATGCCATTATTGAAGCCTTGGACTTGAACTTTGACCCCTTCAAGGAATTAGCCAAACCAGTGGGGCAACTGCCGGAATCCGCCGGTCACCCCCAGGAAGCTGAAAGTACTGATGGCAGCTCTTTTTGA
- a CDS encoding chlorophyll a/b binding light-harvesting protein gives MNRRQPYPWWAGNARFTDLSNTFIVAHVAQAALIVFWVGVMTLFELARYNPARPMYEQGLILLPHLATLGLGVGAGGRVVNTFPYMAVAAFHLVSAGVLAWGAWFHFTKLPPSLEMLGPPAGKFHFRWNDERQLGLILGHHLLVLGLGALLLVVKATVGGGLYDATLGQVRTIQPTLDWATIWGYRTHLFDVNNLEDLVGGHVYVAVLLLLGGTWHILVPPFGWVKRRFLFSADGILSYSLFGIALAGFAASYYCGFNTLAYPEVFYGPALKLRSALLPAYYDPSGAPVYSARVWLANAHFYLAFFFLQGGLWHFQRAMGLDVTQIFRAWRGEPQAVYQPQFTGNAPPLPEVVYAPRFVPLPALTPLAADALYEPVQGAVAPSLATRNGVAYTLYQAVYRRQTWIFYEPARANVSLRRLWGFLYAPPTPVTKTAIPRPPEESAPPSSPPSVATDPAAPTA, from the coding sequence ATGAACAGGAGACAACCGTATCCCTGGTGGGCTGGGAATGCTCGGTTTACGGACCTTTCCAATACGTTCATCGTGGCCCATGTGGCCCAGGCGGCGTTGATCGTGTTTTGGGTAGGGGTTATGACCCTGTTTGAACTGGCCCGCTATAACCCGGCCCGACCCATGTACGAACAGGGGTTGATCCTTTTGCCCCACCTAGCGACCTTGGGGTTGGGAGTGGGGGCGGGGGGACGGGTGGTGAATACCTTTCCCTATATGGCCGTGGCTGCCTTTCATCTGGTGAGCGCGGGGGTGCTGGCCTGGGGTGCCTGGTTCCATTTCACGAAACTGCCGCCGAGTTTGGAAATGCTGGGGCCGCCGGCGGGCAAGTTTCATTTCCGCTGGAATGACGAGCGGCAGTTGGGTCTTATCCTGGGCCATCACCTGCTGGTGTTGGGGCTAGGGGCTTTGCTGCTGGTGGTCAAGGCAACCGTCGGTGGTGGGTTATATGACGCTACCTTGGGGCAAGTGCGCACCATCCAGCCCACCTTGGACTGGGCCACCATCTGGGGCTACCGCACCCACCTATTCGACGTCAACAACCTGGAGGACCTGGTGGGGGGGCACGTGTACGTGGCGGTATTGTTGCTGCTAGGGGGGACTTGGCATATCCTGGTGCCGCCCTTTGGCTGGGTCAAACGCCGTTTTCTGTTTTCCGCCGATGGGATTTTGAGCTACTCCCTGTTCGGGATTGCCCTGGCGGGATTTGCGGCGTCCTATTACTGCGGGTTCAATACCTTAGCCTATCCTGAGGTGTTTTACGGCCCGGCCCTGAAGCTACGGTCGGCGCTGCTACCGGCCTATTACGACCCCAGCGGTGCCCCGGTCTATTCCGCGCGGGTGTGGTTGGCCAACGCCCATTTCTACCTGGCCTTCTTTTTCCTGCAGGGGGGGCTGTGGCACTTCCAGCGGGCAATGGGTCTAGACGTCACCCAGATATTCCGGGCCTGGCGTGGGGAGCCACAGGCGGTCTATCAACCCCAGTTCACCGGCAACGCTCCCCCCTTGCCGGAGGTGGTTTACGCACCGCGTTTCGTACCCCTACCGGCCTTGACGCCACTTGCCGCCGATGCCCTTTATGAGCCGGTGCAAGGAGCCGTGGCCCCTTCCTTAGCTACCCGTAATGGTGTTGCCTATACCCTCTACCAAGCGGTTTACCGACGTCAGACCTGGATTTTCTATGAACCGGCCCGGGCAAATGTGTCTCTCCGGCGACTCTGGGGATTCCTCTACGCACCACCAACGCCGGTGACCAAAACCGCTATCCCTCGTCCGCCGGAGGAGTCTGCTCCTCCCTCTTCACCGCCATCGGTGGCAACCGACCCAGCAGCGCCGACGGCCTAG
- a CDS encoding STAS domain-containing protein, whose amino-acid sequence MTVSLRGTRDVQPTHQIFRLSGMLDAFSEQHIRKALQQAIETGPKQIIMDLSKIEFIDSSGLGVLVQTAKQLQAAGGNLYIVTNPRVTQAVKLVRLDQFLSLHPSLEAALAAVPKGDAPA is encoded by the coding sequence TTGACGGTTAGTCTGCGGGGGACGCGGGACGTTCAGCCGACCCATCAGATTTTTCGCCTGAGTGGGATGCTGGATGCCTTCTCCGAGCAACACATCCGCAAGGCTTTACAGCAGGCGATCGAAACCGGCCCCAAGCAGATCATTATGGACCTGAGCAAGATCGAGTTCATCGACAGTTCCGGGTTGGGGGTACTGGTGCAAACCGCCAAACAGCTCCAGGCTGCCGGTGGGAATCTGTATATTGTGACCAACCCGCGCGTCACCCAGGCGGTCAAGTTGGTGCGTTTGGATCAGTTTTTATCCCTGCATCCGTCCCTGGAAGCTGCCCTGGCCGCTGTCCCCAAAGGGGATGCCCCCGCCTAA